A DNA window from Xanthomonas campestris pv. campestris str. ATCC 33913 contains the following coding sequences:
- a CDS encoding HDOD domain-containing protein has product MLVIVLLAVVGVLAIVLGVVAASRRGDPPAVSTADPAPVSESAPAAPDGAATAMPASTAEPRAVMAEPPPMRPLLRRMYAAVMDTPSLADADTAIDPAQATVLASAVSALDHVDMRPQLLPRRPHLLPQLMRAVNDPDASGRGIAAIIAQDPALAANLLRIANSALYRPQGGPLESLERAVVHIGTEGVRQIVAAAVMQPVLSLEGGLYARLPAAVWDYALRTATAAAAYVRERGGDTLSAQLAGLLQGLGAVVILRVLRDAYAEQPSVPYSLEVAAHLVDRHTAAVAKTIATAWELPAQLGTALDEQRPEHDSTLLATSLGRALRYGRLAAALAMLARHGAETETHALSVLATLEPDEAANAALWQRLVAASVE; this is encoded by the coding sequence ATGCTTGTGATTGTGCTGTTGGCTGTTGTGGGGGTGCTTGCCATCGTGCTCGGCGTGGTCGCCGCCTCGCGTCGTGGGGACCCGCCCGCCGTCTCCACCGCCGACCCCGCGCCGGTGTCCGAGTCCGCGCCAGCGGCACCCGATGGCGCTGCCACCGCCATGCCCGCAAGCACAGCCGAGCCGCGCGCGGTGATGGCCGAGCCGCCGCCGATGCGCCCGTTGTTGCGGCGCATGTATGCCGCGGTGATGGATACCCCTTCGCTGGCCGATGCCGACACCGCCATCGACCCCGCCCAGGCCACCGTGCTGGCCAGTGCGGTCAGCGCGCTCGACCACGTGGACATGCGCCCGCAGCTGCTGCCGCGGCGCCCGCACCTGTTGCCGCAGCTGATGCGTGCGGTCAACGACCCGGATGCGTCCGGCCGCGGCATCGCCGCGATCATCGCGCAGGACCCGGCGCTGGCCGCCAACCTGCTGCGCATCGCCAACAGTGCCCTGTACCGCCCGCAAGGCGGCCCGCTGGAAAGCCTGGAGCGCGCGGTGGTGCACATCGGCACCGAAGGCGTGCGCCAGATCGTGGCCGCCGCGGTGATGCAACCAGTGCTCAGCCTTGAAGGTGGCCTGTACGCCCGCCTGCCGGCGGCGGTCTGGGACTACGCGCTGCGCACCGCCACCGCCGCGGCCGCCTATGTGCGCGAGCGCGGTGGCGACACCTTGTCGGCGCAACTGGCCGGCCTGCTGCAAGGCCTGGGCGCGGTGGTGATCCTGCGCGTGCTGCGCGACGCCTACGCCGAGCAGCCGTCGGTGCCGTACAGCCTGGAGGTGGCCGCCCACCTGGTCGACCGCCACACCGCCGCGGTGGCCAAGACCATCGCCACGGCCTGGGAGCTGCCCGCCCAACTCGGCACCGCGCTGGACGAACAACGCCCCGAGCACGACAGCACCTTGCTGGCCACATCGCTCGGGCGCGCATTGCGCTACGGGCGCCTGGCCGCCGCCCTGGCCATGCTCGCCCGCCACGGCGCCGAAACCGAAACCCACGCCCTGAGCGTGCTTGCCACGCTGGAACCGGACGAGGCGGCCAATGCCGCGCTGTGGCAGCGGCTGGTGGCGGCGAGCGTGGAGTGA
- a CDS encoding SRPBCC family protein has translation MSTVTLHRVLRASPERVYRAFLDAAALSKWLPPHGFTNTVEHLDARVGGTFRMAFTQFGSGQRHAFGGTYRELVPNALLRYDDVFDDPSLPGTLLTTVRLLPLPCGTDLHVVQEGIPEQIPLHACYLGWQESLTLLALLVEAQRAE, from the coding sequence ATGTCCACCGTCACCCTGCACCGTGTTCTGCGTGCCAGCCCCGAGCGGGTCTACCGCGCCTTCCTGGATGCCGCTGCGTTGAGCAAGTGGTTGCCGCCGCATGGCTTTACCAACACGGTGGAGCATCTGGATGCCCGCGTCGGCGGTACCTTCCGCATGGCGTTCACCCAGTTTGGCAGCGGCCAGCGGCACGCGTTCGGCGGCACCTACCGTGAGCTGGTGCCCAACGCGCTGCTGCGCTACGACGATGTCTTCGACGACCCGTCACTGCCCGGCACGCTGCTGACCACGGTACGGTTGCTGCCGTTGCCGTGCGGCACCGACCTGCACGTGGTGCAGGAGGGGATTCCCGAACAGATCCCGCTGCACGCCTGCTACCTGGGCTGGCAGGAGTCGTTGACGCTGCTGGCGTTGTTGGTGGAAGCGCAGCGCGCGGAGTGA
- a CDS encoding protealysin inhibitor emfourin produces the protein MTVQLPPLQPGVVLRLAREGGVAAFPAMRRERQLLLEELDEVQRQHLGALLDQCLAHALPAPQAGGGDRRYFSIIWDGASEPLRIPEEHAPAEIVRLWKQGTL, from the coding sequence ATGACCGTGCAACTGCCGCCCTTGCAACCGGGTGTCGTGTTGCGGTTGGCACGCGAAGGTGGCGTGGCCGCGTTCCCGGCCATGCGCCGCGAGCGCCAGCTGCTGCTGGAAGAGCTGGACGAGGTGCAACGCCAACACCTGGGCGCGCTGCTGGATCAGTGCCTGGCGCATGCACTCCCCGCCCCGCAAGCCGGCGGCGGCGACCGCCGCTACTTCAGCATCATCTGGGATGGCGCCAGCGAACCGCTGCGCATCCCCGAAGAACACGCCCCGGCGGAAATCGTACGGCTGTGGAAGCAGGGCACGTTGTAG
- a CDS encoding M4 family metallopeptidase, with protein MSAFVAPRRAGILPPYLLDHVAQAAPERARHCAQLTRHITAQLRQRRAQGLLARDSADDAPTATTDTAVRRHLYDARQGTALPGVLVREEGAPPTDDVAVTEAYDYLGATHAFFQQVYARNSIDDAGMPLLGTVHYERNYDNAFWTGEQMVFGDGDGEIFTRFTIAIDVVAHELTHGVIERTANLIYQGQSGALNESVSDVFGVLVKQYALRQDAAQADWLVGAGMFLPGVQGVALRSMQAPGTAYDDPALGKDPQPAHMDAYVDTQEDDGGVHYNSGIPNRAFQRAAVAIGGYAWEKAGRIWYRALTGGALSASADFATFAALTVRVASTDYGAGSAEASAVEQAWRDVGVLA; from the coding sequence ATGTCTGCGTTTGTTGCGCCCCGCCGCGCCGGCATCCTGCCGCCGTATCTGCTGGACCACGTGGCGCAGGCCGCACCGGAGCGCGCACGGCACTGCGCGCAGCTCACCCGCCACATCACCGCGCAGCTGCGCCAGCGCCGCGCGCAGGGGTTGCTGGCGCGCGACAGCGCCGACGATGCGCCCACCGCCACCACTGACACCGCGGTGCGGCGGCATCTCTACGACGCCCGGCAAGGCACCGCCCTGCCTGGCGTGCTGGTGCGCGAGGAAGGTGCGCCGCCCACCGACGATGTCGCCGTGACCGAGGCTTACGATTACCTCGGCGCCACCCATGCCTTCTTCCAGCAGGTGTATGCGCGCAACTCGATCGACGATGCCGGCATGCCGCTGCTTGGTACCGTGCACTACGAGCGCAACTACGACAACGCGTTCTGGACCGGCGAGCAGATGGTGTTCGGCGATGGCGACGGCGAGATCTTCACCCGCTTCACCATCGCCATCGACGTGGTGGCCCACGAGCTCACCCACGGTGTCATCGAGCGCACCGCCAACCTGATCTACCAGGGCCAGTCCGGTGCCTTGAACGAATCGGTCTCCGACGTGTTCGGCGTGCTCGTCAAGCAATACGCGCTGCGCCAGGACGCCGCGCAGGCCGATTGGCTGGTGGGTGCCGGCATGTTCCTGCCCGGCGTGCAGGGCGTGGCGCTACGCTCGATGCAGGCGCCGGGCACCGCCTACGATGACCCGGCATTGGGCAAGGACCCGCAACCGGCGCATATGGACGCCTACGTGGACACGCAAGAAGACGACGGCGGCGTGCACTACAACTCCGGTATTCCCAACCGCGCCTTCCAGCGCGCCGCGGTTGCCATCGGCGGTTACGCCTGGGAAAAGGCCGGGCGCATCTGGTACCGCGCCCTCACCGGTGGCGCGCTGTCGGCCAGTGCGGACTTCGCCACCTTCGCCGCACTCACCGTGCGCGTGGCCAGCACCGATTACGGCGCGGGCAGTGCCGAGGCCAGTGCGGTGGAACAGGCCTGGCGCGACGTGGGCGTGCTCGCATGA
- a CDS encoding SDR family oxidoreductase: MSRILLIGGHGKVARLLTPLLLAGGHHVTALFRNPDHASDVIADGATPALFDIEHADTAAIAAHITGHDAVVWSAGAGGGDAARTYAVDRDAAIRSMHAAEQARVRRYVMVSYLGAGLEHGVSPEDGFFAYAQAKAAADAHLRGTTLDWTVLGPGRLTLDPPSGCIARDPGSDTTEGVSRANVAQVIAATLATPATIGKTVGFVDGPTPITQALAQLA; the protein is encoded by the coding sequence ATGTCTCGCATTCTGTTGATCGGCGGCCACGGCAAGGTGGCGCGTCTGCTCACCCCGCTGCTGCTGGCCGGTGGCCACCACGTCACCGCGCTATTCCGTAATCCCGACCACGCAAGCGATGTGATCGCCGATGGCGCCACACCCGCGCTATTCGATATCGAACATGCCGACACCGCGGCGATCGCCGCGCACATCACCGGCCACGATGCAGTTGTTTGGTCGGCCGGTGCCGGCGGTGGCGATGCCGCACGCACCTATGCGGTGGACCGCGATGCCGCGATCCGCTCGATGCACGCGGCCGAGCAGGCGCGGGTGCGGCGCTACGTGATGGTGTCCTACCTGGGCGCGGGGCTGGAGCACGGGGTGAGCCCGGAGGATGGCTTCTTCGCTTATGCGCAGGCCAAGGCCGCTGCCGATGCGCACCTGCGCGGCACCACGCTGGACTGGACCGTGCTTGGGCCCGGCCGGCTCACCCTGGACCCACCCAGCGGCTGCATCGCCCGCGACCCGGGCAGCGACACCACCGAGGGCGTATCGCGCGCCAATGTCGCGCAGGTGATCGCCGCCACCCTGGCCACGCCGGCCACCATCGGCAAGACCGTGGGATTCGTGGATGGGCCCACCCCCATCACGCAGGCGCTCGCGCAGCTGGCATGA